A window of the Janthinobacterium agaricidamnosum NBRC 102515 = DSM 9628 genome harbors these coding sequences:
- a CDS encoding response regulator, with translation MRLLLVEDDTMIGEVVLDLLRAERYAVDWVKDGDMADTALQTQSYDLVLLDLGLPRKDGIEVLRSMRLRKQDTPVLVATARDAIEQRIAGLDAGADDYVLKPYDLDELLARIRALLRRSSGRPEPVFEHQGVSINPLTREVVADGHSVNLSAREWAVLEALIARPGIVLSRAQLEEKLYSWKDEVNSNAVEVYIHGLRKKLGSELIQNVRGLGYMVPKV, from the coding sequence ATGAGACTTTTGCTGGTGGAAGACGATACGATGATCGGCGAAGTGGTGCTCGACTTGCTGCGCGCCGAACGCTATGCGGTGGACTGGGTCAAGGATGGCGACATGGCCGACACGGCGCTGCAAACCCAGAGCTACGACCTGGTGCTGCTCGACCTCGGCTTGCCGCGCAAGGATGGCATCGAAGTGCTGCGCTCGATGCGCCTGCGCAAGCAGGACACGCCGGTGCTGGTGGCCACTGCGCGCGACGCCATCGAGCAGCGCATCGCCGGGCTCGATGCGGGCGCCGACGATTACGTCTTGAAGCCGTACGACCTGGACGAACTGCTGGCGCGCATCCGCGCCTTGCTGCGGCGCTCGTCCGGCCGCCCGGAACCGGTGTTCGAACACCAGGGCGTATCGATCAATCCGCTGACCCGCGAAGTGGTCGCCGACGGCCATTCGGTCAACCTCTCGGCGCGCGAATGGGCGGTGCTCGAGGCGCTGATCGCGCGTCCCGGCATCGTGCTGTCGCGCGCCCAACTGGAAGAAAAACTGTATAGCTGGAAGGATGAAGTCAACAGCAACGCGGTGGAAGTGTACATCCACGGCTTGCGCAAGAAGCTGGGCAGCGAATTGATACAGAACGTGCGCGGCCTGGGCTACATGGTGCCGAAAGTATGA
- a CDS encoding Do family serine endopeptidase gives MQNQAHTGSMTIKRLTLAVAAVGVIGAVGAVAVHQNNADANASPPAPVAAAAVTAVPAAAGPQTVVTLPDFSQIVTRNGPAVVNISVTGSTKVGYDVADGGRGQRADPFGDDPFLEFFRRFQGPQGGGGGREVPTHGLGSGFIVSADGIIMTNAHVVRDAREVTVKLNDRREFRAKVLGSDPKTDIAVLKIDARNLPVVPLGSSVNLKVGEWVLAIGSPYGFDSTVTAGVVSAKGRSLPDDSNVPFIQTDVAVNPGNSGGPLFNVRGEVVGINSQIYSQTGGFQGLSFAIPIDLATRIKDQIVATGKASHAKLGVTVQEVNQGFADSFKLATPEGALVSNVERGSPADKAGLKAGDVIRKLNGQSIIASGDLPAMVGIATPGEKVTLDVWRDGKIVAVNATLGNAADKVADVAGDDNHVDKVKLGLALRPLQSDEKREAGLSSGLLIQDAGGAAANAGVQPGDVLLSINGRPVNSVEQVREVVSRSAKSVALLIQRGADKIFIPVRLG, from the coding sequence ATGCAAAACCAAGCTCATACCGGATCGATGACAATCAAGCGCCTGACCCTGGCGGTAGCCGCCGTCGGCGTGATCGGCGCGGTCGGTGCGGTCGCAGTGCATCAGAATAACGCGGACGCCAATGCGTCGCCGCCTGCGCCGGTCGCGGCGGCGGCCGTCACGGCGGTGCCCGCGGCGGCCGGTCCGCAAACGGTGGTGACGCTGCCCGACTTCAGCCAGATCGTGACCCGCAACGGTCCGGCGGTGGTCAATATCAGCGTCACCGGCAGCACCAAGGTCGGCTACGACGTGGCCGACGGCGGCCGCGGCCAGCGCGCCGACCCGTTCGGCGATGACCCATTCCTTGAATTCTTCCGCCGCTTCCAGGGGCCGCAAGGCGGTGGCGGCGGGCGCGAAGTGCCGACCCACGGCCTGGGGTCGGGCTTCATCGTCAGTGCGGACGGCATCATCATGACCAATGCCCACGTGGTGCGCGACGCCCGCGAAGTGACGGTGAAATTGAACGACCGCCGCGAATTTCGCGCCAAGGTGCTCGGTTCCGATCCGAAGACCGATATCGCGGTGCTGAAGATCGACGCCAGGAACTTGCCGGTGGTGCCGCTCGGCAGCTCGGTCAACCTGAAAGTCGGCGAATGGGTGCTGGCGATCGGTTCGCCTTACGGTTTCGACAGCACCGTGACGGCCGGCGTGGTCAGCGCCAAGGGCCGCTCGCTGCCGGACGACAGCAACGTGCCGTTCATCCAGACCGACGTGGCGGTCAATCCCGGCAACTCGGGCGGCCCGCTGTTCAATGTGCGCGGCGAAGTGGTCGGCATCAACTCGCAGATTTATAGCCAGACCGGCGGCTTCCAGGGCTTGTCGTTCGCGATCCCGATCGACCTGGCGACCCGCATCAAGGACCAGATCGTCGCCACCGGCAAGGCCAGCCACGCCAAGCTGGGCGTGACGGTGCAGGAAGTGAACCAGGGCTTCGCCGATTCGTTCAAGCTGGCCACGCCGGAAGGCGCGCTGGTGTCGAATGTCGAGCGCGGCAGCCCGGCCGACAAGGCCGGCCTGAAGGCGGGCGACGTGATCCGCAAACTGAATGGCCAGAGCATCATCGCCTCCGGCGACTTGCCGGCGATGGTAGGCATCGCGACGCCGGGCGAAAAAGTCACGCTGGATGTCTGGCGCGACGGCAAGATCGTCGCCGTCAACGCGACGCTGGGCAACGCGGCCGACAAGGTGGCCGATGTGGCGGGCGACGACAACCATGTCGATAAAGTGAAACTGGGCCTGGCGCTGCGGCCGTTGCAATCGGACGAGAAACGCGAAGCGGGCCTCAGTTCCGGTTTGCTGATCCAGGATGCCGGCGGCGCCGCCGCGAATGCCGGGGTACAGCCGGGCGACGTGTTATTGTCCATCAATGGCCGTCCCGTCAACAGCGTCGAACAAGTGCGCGAGGTGGTGTCGAGGTCGGCAAAATCGGTGGCCTTGCTGATCCAGCGCGGCGCGGATAAGATATTCATACCGGTGCGGCTGGGCTAA
- a CDS encoding Hsp20 family protein, translating to MRTFDLAPLYRSAIGFDRLAHLLNEAQRGDAQPSYPPYNIELVSEDKYRIVMALAGFSRSEIDIVAERETLHVSGRKQKDDIQRTFLHRGIAARDFEQRFQLANHVKVSGASFDNGMLTIDLVREVPEALKPRKIVIDGAENVTALEQRQAA from the coding sequence ATGCGTACATTTGACCTTGCCCCACTGTATCGTTCCGCCATTGGTTTCGACCGTCTGGCCCACTTGCTGAATGAAGCGCAACGTGGCGATGCACAACCCAGCTACCCTCCTTACAACATCGAACTGGTGTCGGAAGATAAATACCGGATCGTGATGGCGCTGGCCGGCTTTTCCCGCAGCGAAATCGATATCGTTGCCGAACGCGAGACCTTGCACGTTAGCGGCCGCAAGCAAAAGGATGACATCCAGCGCACCTTCTTGCACCGTGGCATAGCCGCGCGCGACTTCGAGCAGCGTTTCCAGCTTGCCAATCACGTCAAGGTGAGTGGCGCTTCGTTCGACAACGGCATGCTGACCATCGACCTGGTGCGTGAAGTGCCGGAAGCGCTGAAACCGCGCAAGATCGTCATCGATGGCGCCGAAAACGTCACCGCGCTGGAACAGCGCCAGGCCGCTTAA